The Novosphingobium aromaticivorans DSM 12444 genome segment AAGCGGACGTTGGTCTTGCGGCCGTCGATGAGGTTCTTCATCTCGACCTGCATGAAGGCGCCGCCCTTGCCGGGCTGGGTATGCTGGGTCTTTGCGACCTTCCAGATGCCCTTTTCGTATTCCAGGATGTTGCCCGGACGGATGTCCACGCCGCTGATCTTCATGATGGAAAGAGCCTTGCGCTAAAGTAGGAAGGGCGGCCCTTAGCGGTTCGGGCCGTTTGCTTCAAGCGCCCGATTGCCCGGACCGCACCGCGCGTGCTAGCGCGTGAGGCATGAAGCGCACGATGATCCTTTCACTTTGCACCGGGCTGGCCGTCTGCTCCATCGCGGGTTCCGCATACGCGGTCCCGGGTGGAATGCTGCACACATTGCAGCAGGGAACATGGACGTGCGAGGTGCCGGGCGATGCCAACGTCGCGCCGGTTGCAAGGCCGGAAGCAAGCTTCAGGGTCGTGCCGGATTCCAACTACGTCGCCCCAGACGGCAGCCGGGGATCATATCTTCTCCTGGCTGATCGGCTGACCCTGACAAGCGGCCCTTTCATGGGCCGCCGCTTCGTCATGGACGGCGACGGCATCATGCGTGAACTTGATGACGGCGATGCCGAAAGCGGTCTGCGCTGCGTGCACTCCGGCCCGGTCAACATCGCCACACCGGGCTAGGCGGGGTTGCCTCCGTCCCGCCGCATCCGCCAGTATGCATAGGCGATGATCGCGGCAAAAACCGCCACGCCCAGCGGCAAGCTTGCCGGGAAGCCGTCAACTACAGCCAGCGCATCGGGATTGTCGGTCGCCGCGACGATGGCGGCGTAGGCGATGTTGAACAGGCTGTCACCGACGATAAGACCGGTAGCCGTCAGGACGCCCATGCGCTCCGCAAGCTCGGGCGAGGACTGACGCAGGGCCCAGCGATTGTAGAGGTGTCCCAGCACCGTGCCTGCGATGACCAGCATCGTCACCTGCGTTGGCAGGTACATGCCCATTCCCACCGCGAGTGGAGGAAGGGACCGATTGCCCGAGCGCTTTAGCAGTTCGTCCACGAGGATGACGCCGGCACCGATCGCAGCGCCGAGGCCGACGAGGTTCCAGTCGAGACTGCCGCCAAGAACACCCTGCGCAATAGCGGAGATGAGTGCGGCCTGGGGTGCCGACAGCGCGTTCTCCCCTGCCCCCGGAGCGCCCTGGAACCCGAAAGTGGAATTGAGAAGGTCGAGGATCGGCGGGATGACCAACGCACCGAACAGGACGCCGAGGACCAGAGCTATCTGTTGGCGCCATGGCGTCGCGCCGACGAGCTGACCGGTCTTGAGATCCTGAAGGTTGTCGTTCGAAATCGTGGCTACGCCGAAGACGATTGCCGTGACGAATAGCGCAAATGCGACTAGCGCCTTGGTATCGTCGGGATTGGTCGCTTGCCCGAACAGGGCGAGCAGAAGCAGGGAAATACCGAGCGCGGCAAGGATACCAACACCCGAGATAGGGCTGTTCGAAGCGCCGATCAAACCGGCCATGTAGCCACAGACAGAAGCAATCACGATGCCAGCGACCAGCACGTAGACGACCGAAGCGATAAGCGTCATGCCGAGCGCGGCGGCGACGGGGCCTCCGACCGCAAAGTCGGCGAGAAGCAGTGCAATGGGCACCATCGCAAGCAGGATCGTGCCGCCCACGATACCAATTGGAATGTCCCGTTCGGCCAGGTCGAGACTGGCGATGCCGGCGCCCTTCCGCGCGCGATTTGCTGCGATGGCCGATGCAATGCCGCGCACGATGGGGCCGATTACGCGCAGCAGCGTCCAGATGGCTGCAACGCCAATGGTGCCAGCGCCGATGAAACGGATTTTCTGGCGAAACACCGTGCCGACAAAATCGGCCAGTTCTGTCCCGACCGGCGGCCCCCCGGTGGTGAACTGGGGGAGAAGGACGCCGAAGCTAATCACGATGCCGACGAGCATGGCAATGCCCACCGCGATGCCCACCAGATGGCCCACTCCGACGAGCGCGAGCGACAGGCCGCCGAACAGCATCGAGCCTCCGGTCCCGACCTTGAACACCCCGCCAACTTCCTCGGCCGCGAGTTTCATCTTGGCGAGGAGCGGATAGAGCGCGGCAAGCAGGCCGCCCGCAGTCACGGCGGCGAGGCCCTTGCGGTTTTCCTCTTCTCCGCCAACGCCAGCGCCGACCTTCAGCACTTCGGCCGCGGCGACGCCTTCCGGATAGGGGAGGTCCGATCCCGTAACGAGAGCACGGCGCAGCGGCACCGAATACATCACGCCAAGCACGCCGCCGACCGCAATGACCGCGACCGACTCCCAATAGGGAAAGTCGGCCCACCATCCCACCATGACAAGACCGGGCAGCACGAAGACGATTGCCGACAACGTACCTGCGGAACTTGCAATGGTCTGGACGATATTGTTTTCCTGGATGGTTGCCCCGGAAAACGCGCGCAGGACGGCCATGGAAATGACCGCGGCTGGTATGGACGTCGCAAAGGTCAGGCCGATCCGGAGGCCGAGATAGACGTTAGCGGCAGTGAATACGACAGTAAGGATCGCGCCGAGGACGATGCCCCTGATCGTCAGTTCCCGGGGTCCCGAACCTGTAGTCATGCCTGCTCCGCCTGTTATCGCGACAAGGCGCCTGTCTGGCACGGCGGGACCAAAGTGGGAAGGCCCATCACCTTACGAATGAAACCTTCGTCGCGCCGTCGACCATGAGCGCGAGCCGCGCGGCATCCCAATTGGTGAGGCGGACGCAGCCGTGGCTTTCCGTCCGGCCGATGGTCTGCGGCTCCGGGGTGCCATGTATGCCATAGTGCTCCTTCGACAGGTCGATCCACACTACACCCACCGGTCCATTGGGCCCCGGCGGCAGGAGATGCTCGCCCTTGCTGTCGGGGACGTCCCAGAACAGGCTGGCGTCATAACGGAAATGAGGATTGAACGAGGAAGAGTAGATCTTCCAGTTCCCCAACGGCAGCGGATCGTGTTCGGAACCGGTGGTGACGGTGAAAAGCGCGACAAGCTTGTTCGATGCGTCGAAGGCTTTCAGCGTCCCCGCGTGTTCACTCACAACGATGCGCCCCGCCTTGGGCTGGTTCGAACCGACGCCGAGCGAAGCCATGGTTTCGAGTGCGCCCTGGTCCCCGACCGCCACAGGATCGATGGCATCGGCGCCGACATTCGGAACCCTGATCTGCTGGCCCGCACGATAGATCACCGGCGTTCGCCTCGTTGCCTCCACCGCAGCGCTTGACGCAATCGGCTGCTGCACCGGAGGTGCGTTGAGAGCGCGCAGCACTTCAGGCGTAGTATGAAAGCGCTCGGCGAGCTTTTCCTCGAGCGAGGCGTAGCCCAAAGCCTTCAGCTTCGCCTGGGCTGCAGGTTCCTTTGGCAACGGCGCGAACGGACCGTGCGCGAAATCGTCCGGGATGGTGACCAGGCGGGTGGCGGGTATGTTGGACCAGCGGGCGAGCGCCTGCATCGTGGCGCGATCGAAATTGCCAGAGACGGCAATGCCATTGGCTTCCTGGAACCCTTGGACCGCGTTTCGAGTGCTCAGTCCTTCCTTGCCGTCGATGATCCCGGGCGCAAAGCCAAGCCGTTCGAGTACGACCTGTGCCTGCATCACCGGCCGCGGCATGTCCTCGGCCGGTGCGGGCTGGCCGGGCGCAGGATCGCTCGAAGCCATGGGCACGACGAACGCTGGCTTCGCTGGCTGCGCTGCCGCGCTTTTATCGGGAGCGGGGTCCGACTTCTCCGATTGGCAAGCGGCAAGGGCTAGGATGGCGAGCGCGGCAGCTGTGTGGCGTAACATCGAAACTCCGGAACTTGTGCTCCGGATCAATCCTTTGCGCTGCCCGACGTTCCTCGACTTATTGCTCGGTGATGCGCGGGTTTGCGCGGATTGCGTCGAAGAAGGCCGCTACATTGGCTGCCTCGTCCCCGTCCCACACGGCATTGCTGACCGCCAGAAAGTCCGCGCCGGCCCGGATCAACGGGGCACAATTTGCCGGGGTGATGCCGCCAATTGCAACGCATGGAAGTTCGAAGATCGATTGCCACCATTCGAGCAGATCGAGACCCGCGACGTGCTTGGTTTCCTTGGTGCTCGACGGAAAGAATGCGCCGAAGGCAACGTAATCGGCCCCCGCCTCACCCGCATCCATCGCAAGGTGCCGGCTGTCATGACAGGTGACACCTATCTGGGCGTTGCGCCCAAGACGTTCGCGCGCATCCTTCACGTCACCATCCTTCTGGCCAAGGTGGACCCCGTCGGCGCCCAGGCGCTTTGCCAAGCTTATGGAATCGTTGACGATGAACGCCACATCACGATCGGCACAGATGCGCTGGAGCGGTTCGGCCATGCGCGCAGCGGAATGCTCGTCCACATCCTTCACGCGAAACTGGAATGCGGCTACGGGCCCTGCGTCGAGCGCCCGCTCCAGTCGCTCTGGAAAGGTGCCTTCGACGTCGAGAGGCGAGATCAGGTAGAGTTCGGAGGAAAGCTTGGCCATGCGGGCGCCTTATCGCCTCGATCGCCATGCTGCAATGACGGTTCCGGAACGGTTCAGGCGCGTACCGCATTGTGACTGGATGAAAAACGCATTCCTCGCCATCATCCTGCCAATCGCTACGTTAGCTGGTTGCGCCGTCATTCCGCAGGCTGAGCGCAGTGATGGCTTTGCCGGTATCGGCGAAACCACACTTGTCGGAAGCGCCAAAGTGCGCCCCGATGCCGTGCTTGAAGACAGCCGCTGCCCGATGAACGCCCGCTGTGTCTGGGCCGGACGGGTTGTGGTGGACGCCACGGTCACGCGCGGAGGCACAGTGGAGCGCCGCCAGTTCACTCTCGGCGAACCTTCGGACGGCCTCCTGCTTGATACTGTGGAACCAGGACGAACGACCGACAGCCAGCTTGAGGCCGCCGACTACCGCTTTCACTTCAGCGTGGCGCAGTAAGGCACGCAGCAACAGCACAAGCAAAACGCCCCACCCCGGCTGTACCGGCGGCGGGGCGGCCTTTCCGTCCTCTCAAACGGATGTGTCAGGCAGCGACGAGCGTCTTCTGCGTCGAGCCAGTGTAAATCTCGTCAATTGCCGCGCCCAGCGCAGCGTCGAATTCCGCATCGCTCATCTGATGCCGCAGATCTTCGAGGAGCGCACGGCTGAAGCTGGCGATGATGCCATTGTTCTTCGCAAGTTCGACGCACGCTTCGGGGCGCTTGTATCCGCCCGAAAGCGCCACGACGCGCAAAACCTTGGGGTGCGAGACCAGCGGATCGAAAGTGCCAGCAACGACCGGCAGCGAGAGCTTGAGCATGACCTGGGTGCCTTCAGGCAGCGCGTCGAGGTTCTTCAGGATCTCGTCGAGCAGGATCGCGTCGCATTCGGCGCGGGTCTCGCTCTTGATGTTCACCTCGGGCTCGATGATCGGCATCATGCCGTGCGACAGGACCTGCTTGCCCACTTCGAACTGCTGCGCGACCACGGCTGCAATGCCTTCGCGATTGGCCGAATTGATGACCGAGCGCTCCTTGGTCCCGTAGACACCGAGAGCCTTGGACCGCATGAGCAGGTCGTCGAGGGTAGGCATCGGCTTCATGAGCTGGACGCCGTTCGCCTCATCCTCGAGGCCCTTGTCGATCTTGATGAAGGGCACGACGCCCTTTTCGATCAGCGCAGCGGGGACCGGCTTGCCGTCGACCGCCCCGTCCATCGTGCGCTCGAACAGGATGGCTCCGATGACCTTGCTGCCGTCGAATGCGGCCGAACGGATAATACGGGCGCGCATCTCGTGGATCAGGCCGAACATTTCCTCTTCGGAATTCCAGGCCCCCTCTTCGATGCCGTAGCCCTTGAGCGCCTTCGGCGTCGAACCGCCTGACTGGTCGAGAGCGGCAATGAAACCATCGCCAGAGGCCATCTTCGCGGTCATTTCGGTCGTGTTCATCAGCCTGTCCTGTTCTTGCGGAAGGCCCAGAATACGGGCTCCGCATACCTATGCGTAAATCCGCCGGAAAAAGACGCTCGGCAAACCAACCGGGCGTCTGGAATGGCGCATACCTATGCGAGGAAACGCCATAATAAGGCGCGTGCCGCAGTGCAACACGCGCCTCGAAATTTTTATCCCGACCTCTATCCTTCCAGCGCCGCGACGCCGGGCAATTCCTTTCCTTCCATCCACTCAAGGAAGGCGCCGCCTGCAGTCGAGATGTAAGAGAAATCACCAACCACGCCCGCATGGTTCAGGGCAGCCACGGTATCGCCCCCGCCCGCCACCGACACGAGTGAACCTTCCTTGGTCAGAGCTGCAGCCGTGCGCGCCAACGCCACGGTGGCGGCGTCGAACGGCTCGGTCTCGAACGCCCCCATCGGACCGTTCCACACCAGCGTCTTGCAGGTCTTGAGCACATCAGCAAGCGCCTCGACCGCGGCCGGGCCCACGTCGAGGATCATCTCGTCTGCAGCGACCTCATGAACATTGCAGGTCCGCAGGCTCGGCGGGTTTGCGGTGAACTCCTTCGAAACGACCACGTCGTACGGCAGGTGAACGGTGCAGCCCGACTTGTCGGCATTGTCGAGAATTTCCTCGGCGGTGCCGGTAAGGTCGTGTTCGCACAGCGACTTGCCCACGTTCACGCCGCGCGCCGCAAGGAACGTGTTGGCCATGCCACCACCGATGATCAGGTGATCGACCTTGCTGACAAGGTGCTTGAGCACGTCGAGCTTGGTCGACACCTTGGCCCCGCCAACAACGGCTGCCACCGGACGTTCGGGTTCCCCCAACGCCTTCTGCAATGCCTTGAGCTCGGCCTCCATGGCGCGGCCTGCATAGGCCGGCAGCACGTGTGCCAGGCCTTCGGTCGAAGCGTGGGCGCGGTGGGCGGCGGAAAAGGCATCATTGACGTAAATGTCGCCGAGGCTGGCGAAACGCTCGATCACGGCTGGGTCGTTCTTTTCCTCGCCGTCGAAGAAGCGGGTGTTCTCAAGCACGGCAATCGCACCGGGCGTCAGAGCAGCCACAGCGGCCTTGTCGCTTTCCCAGTCGATGTAGCTGACCGGACGGCCCAGTACGTGCGCGAGCGGGGCAGCGAGCTTCTTCAAAGAAAATTCTTCCGACGGCTGGCCCTTGGGGCGGCCAAAGTGCGCCAGCACGAGCACCTTCGCGCCCTTGTCGGACAGCTCGTTCAGCGTCGCGATGGTGGCGCGCAGACGCGTGTCGTCGGTGACCGCGCCGTCCTGCATCGGCACGTTGAGGTCCTCGCGCACCAGCACGGTCTTGCCGGTCAGGTCGCCGATGTCGTCAAGGGTCTTGAAGCTCATTCCTCGATCCTCACTTCGTCGCCGATGGCGATCTCGCCATCTGTCAGGACCCGGCCGAGCACACCGCCGCGCCAGTCAAGCATCAGCGCGAGTTTCAGGCCGGGTAGAATTTCGTCCATGCGGCTGCACGGATCGCATTCGCAAGTTGTCTCGATGCGCAGCGTCGAGCCGATGGCAATGACCTTGCCCGCCTCTCGCGGCAAGCGGATGCCCTCGACCAGGAGATTGGCCCGGCGAACGTGCCAAGGCAGCCATTGATCGGCGGAAAGCTGCAAGGCGGCGAGCGCGGCCTGCCAACTTTCGGCTTCGATCAGGGAAACCTGCCTGCGCCCGGACTTTCCGGGCCGGATCGCGCCGCGCAGGTCACCGCGAACGCCGAGTTCGCGAGAGACCGAAACATGATCGAGCGTCTCGACGGCCCCGCGCGGCCTGTCGTGCCGTGCAATGCCACCAAGACGCCCGCTCATGTCAACCGTTCCTCAGAGGAACTTCGCCATTGCGCCCGCCGTGTCGAGCATGCGGTTGGAGAAGCCCCACTCGTTGTCGTACCACGACAGGACGCGGACCAGCTTGCCTTCGAGCACGGCAGTCTCAAGGCTGTCGATGGTCGACGAATGCGGATCGTGGTTAAAGTCGATCGAAACCAGCGGTTCGTCGGTGTAGCCAAGCACGCCCTTGAGTGCGCCTTCGGCAGCCGCCTTGAGGAGACCGTTGACTTCCTCGACCGAGGTGTCGCGCTTCGGCGTGAAGGTAAGGTCCACGACCGAGACGTTCGGGGTCGGGACGCGGATCGACGAACCGTCAAGCTTGCCCTTGAGGTCGGGCAGAACTTCACCCACTGCAACGGCGGCGCCGGTGCTGGTGGGGATCATGTTCATCGCGGCTGCGCGGGCGCGGCGCGGATCGCTGTGGATCTGGTCGAGGATCTTCTGGTCGTTGGTGTACGAATGGATCGTGGTCATCAGACCACGCTCGATCCCGATCGATTCATGCAGGACCTTGGCCATCGGCGCGAGGCAGTTGGTGGTGCACGACGCGTTGGAGACGATCTTGTGATCGCCGGTCAGCTTGTCGTGGTTCACGCCATAGACGACCGTCAGGTCGACGTTCTTTGCCGGAGCGGAAATCAGAACGCGCTTGGCGCCGGCGTCGAGGTGCTTCTGGCCGCCATCGCGATTGGTGAAAAAGCCGGTGCATTCCAGCGCGATGTCAATGCCGTTGGCTCCGTGCGGCAGGTTGGCCGGGTCGCGCTCGGCAGTCACCTGGATGCGCTTGCCGTTGACGATCAGGTCGTTGCCATCGACCGAGACTTCGCCCGAGAACGCGCCATGGACGCTGTCGCGCTTGAACAGCAGGGCGTTAGCCTTGGCGTCGGCCAGGTCGTTGATCGAAACCAGTTCGAGCCCGCAATCGGGACGTTCGAGAATGGCGCGGGCCACATTGCGCCCGATGCGTCCGAAACCGTTGATCGCAACCTTGATCGCCATGTCAGCTTTCTCCTGTTGAATTACGAAACCCGCGCGAGAATCTGCGGGACAATCTTTTCAGCCGTGAGGCCAAAGTGGTCGAACAGCACTTCGGCCGGGGCCGACGCGCCGAACGTGTCGATGCCGATGGCCAGGCCATCGCCGATGTACTTCTGCCACCCCAGAGTCACGCCTGCCTCCACCGAGACCTTGAGTGCGTCGGCGGGCAGCAGGTCAGCCTTGTAGGCCGCGTCCTGTTCGTCGAACAGTTCCCAGCATGGAACCGAAACGACGTCGGCGCCCAGACCCTTGGCTTCCAGTTCGGCCGCGACCTTGATCGCGACTTCCACTTCCGAACCGGTAGCCAGCAGCACAACCTTGCGGTCGGCCTGCGCGGCAACAAGGCGATAGGCGCCCTTTGCGCTCTTCATCTCGGCGTCGAAGCGGACCGGCGGCAGATTTTGGCGGGTCAGCGCGAGGACCGACGGACGGTCCTTGTTTGCAAGCGCGATAGCCCACGCTTCAGCGGTCTCGATGGCATCCGCAGGACGGAATACCAGCAGGTTCGGGATCATGCGCAGCGACATGACATGCTCGACCGGCTGATGGGTCGGGCCGTCTTCGCCAAGGCCGATCGAATCGTGAGTGAACACATAGATCGCTCGCACGTGCTGGAGCGCAGACATGCGCACGGCGTTGCGACAGTAGTCGGAGAACACGAGGAACGTGCCGCCATACGGGATGATCCCGCCATGCAGCGCCATGCCGTTCATCGCGGCAGCCATGCCGAATTCGCGGATGCCGTAGTAGACGTAGCGTCCGTCATAGCTTTCCGGCGTGAACGGCGCGGTCGACTTTGTCTTCGTGTTGTTCGAGCCGGTGAGGTCAGCCGAACCACCCACCATCTCGGGCACGTTCGCGGTGAAGGCCTCGAGAGCCATCTCGCTCGACTTGCGGGTGGCGACCTTGGGCGGGCTGGCGATCAGCGACTGGATATAGGCGTCGAAACCGGTCTGGGCGGGGAGTTCCCCGGCCATGCGGCGGGCCAGTTCGGCGGCATTGGGATTGGCTGCAGCCCGCTTTTCCCATTCGGCTCGCGCGGTCTTTCCGGCTTCTGCCGAGGAGCGCCAGTTGGCGAGGATGTCGGCC includes the following:
- a CDS encoding OPT family oligopeptide transporter, which translates into the protein MTTGSGPRELTIRGIVLGAILTVVFTAANVYLGLRIGLTFATSIPAAVISMAVLRAFSGATIQENNIVQTIASSAGTLSAIVFVLPGLVMVGWWADFPYWESVAVIAVGGVLGVMYSVPLRRALVTGSDLPYPEGVAAAEVLKVGAGVGGEEENRKGLAAVTAGGLLAALYPLLAKMKLAAEEVGGVFKVGTGGSMLFGGLSLALVGVGHLVGIAVGIAMLVGIVISFGVLLPQFTTGGPPVGTELADFVGTVFRQKIRFIGAGTIGVAAIWTLLRVIGPIVRGIASAIAANRARKGAGIASLDLAERDIPIGIVGGTILLAMVPIALLLADFAVGGPVAAALGMTLIASVVYVLVAGIVIASVCGYMAGLIGASNSPISGVGILAALGISLLLLALFGQATNPDDTKALVAFALFVTAIVFGVATISNDNLQDLKTGQLVGATPWRQQIALVLGVLFGALVIPPILDLLNSTFGFQGAPGAGENALSAPQAALISAIAQGVLGGSLDWNLVGLGAAIGAGVILVDELLKRSGNRSLPPLAVGMGMYLPTQVTMLVIAGTVLGHLYNRWALRQSSPELAERMGVLTATGLIVGDSLFNIAYAAIVAATDNPDALAVVDGFPASLPLGVAVFAAIIAYAYWRMRRDGGNPA
- a CDS encoding L,D-transpeptidase family protein, coding for MLRHTAAALAILALAACQSEKSDPAPDKSAAAQPAKPAFVVPMASSDPAPGQPAPAEDMPRPVMQAQVVLERLGFAPGIIDGKEGLSTRNAVQGFQEANGIAVSGNFDRATMQALARWSNIPATRLVTIPDDFAHGPFAPLPKEPAAQAKLKALGYASLEEKLAERFHTTPEVLRALNAPPVQQPIASSAAVEATRRTPVIYRAGQQIRVPNVGADAIDPVAVGDQGALETMASLGVGSNQPKAGRIVVSEHAGTLKAFDASNKLVALFTVTTGSEHDPLPLGNWKIYSSSFNPHFRYDASLFWDVPDSKGEHLLPPGPNGPVGVVWIDLSKEHYGIHGTPEPQTIGRTESHGCVRLTNWDAARLALMVDGATKVSFVR
- the thiE gene encoding thiamine phosphate synthase: MAKLSSELYLISPLDVEGTFPERLERALDAGPVAAFQFRVKDVDEHSAARMAEPLQRICADRDVAFIVNDSISLAKRLGADGVHLGQKDGDVKDARERLGRNAQIGVTCHDSRHLAMDAGEAGADYVAFGAFFPSSTKETKHVAGLDLLEWWQSIFELPCVAIGGITPANCAPLIRAGADFLAVSNAVWDGDEAANVAAFFDAIRANPRITEQ
- a CDS encoding fructose bisphosphate aldolase, which codes for MNTTEMTAKMASGDGFIAALDQSGGSTPKALKGYGIEEGAWNSEEEMFGLIHEMRARIIRSAAFDGSKVIGAILFERTMDGAVDGKPVPAALIEKGVVPFIKIDKGLEDEANGVQLMKPMPTLDDLLMRSKALGVYGTKERSVINSANREGIAAVVAQQFEVGKQVLSHGMMPIIEPEVNIKSETRAECDAILLDEILKNLDALPEGTQVMLKLSLPVVAGTFDPLVSHPKVLRVVALSGGYKRPEACVELAKNNGIIASFSRALLEDLRHQMSDAEFDAALGAAIDEIYTGSTQKTLVAA
- a CDS encoding phosphoglycerate kinase, whose protein sequence is MSFKTLDDIGDLTGKTVLVREDLNVPMQDGAVTDDTRLRATIATLNELSDKGAKVLVLAHFGRPKGQPSEEFSLKKLAAPLAHVLGRPVSYIDWESDKAAVAALTPGAIAVLENTRFFDGEEKNDPAVIERFASLGDIYVNDAFSAAHRAHASTEGLAHVLPAYAGRAMEAELKALQKALGEPERPVAAVVGGAKVSTKLDVLKHLVSKVDHLIIGGGMANTFLAARGVNVGKSLCEHDLTGTAEEILDNADKSGCTVHLPYDVVVSKEFTANPPSLRTCNVHEVAADEMILDVGPAAVEALADVLKTCKTLVWNGPMGAFETEPFDAATVALARTAAALTKEGSLVSVAGGGDTVAALNHAGVVGDFSYISTAGGAFLEWMEGKELPGVAALEG
- a CDS encoding MOSC domain-containing protein, which codes for MSGRLGGIARHDRPRGAVETLDHVSVSRELGVRGDLRGAIRPGKSGRRQVSLIEAESWQAALAALQLSADQWLPWHVRRANLLVEGIRLPREAGKVIAIGSTLRIETTCECDPCSRMDEILPGLKLALMLDWRGGVLGRVLTDGEIAIGDEVRIEE
- the gap gene encoding type I glyceraldehyde-3-phosphate dehydrogenase encodes the protein MAIKVAINGFGRIGRNVARAILERPDCGLELVSINDLADAKANALLFKRDSVHGAFSGEVSVDGNDLIVNGKRIQVTAERDPANLPHGANGIDIALECTGFFTNRDGGQKHLDAGAKRVLISAPAKNVDLTVVYGVNHDKLTGDHKIVSNASCTTNCLAPMAKVLHESIGIERGLMTTIHSYTNDQKILDQIHSDPRRARAAAMNMIPTSTGAAVAVGEVLPDLKGKLDGSSIRVPTPNVSVVDLTFTPKRDTSVEEVNGLLKAAAEGALKGVLGYTDEPLVSIDFNHDPHSSTIDSLETAVLEGKLVRVLSWYDNEWGFSNRMLDTAGAMAKFL
- the tkt gene encoding transketolase; amino-acid sequence: MTRETTALAPMANAIRALAMDAVQAANSGHPGMPMGMADVATVLWTQFLKHDPAAPKWSDRDRFILSAGHGSMLIYALLHLSGYESPTMDDIRKFRQLDSVCAGHPENFLIPGVECTTGPLGQGLAMAVGFAMAERHLNAQFGSDLVDHKTWVIAGDGCLMEGINHEAVGLAGTLKLGRLNVLWDDNKITIDGDTSLSTSEDILGRYAASGWHVTSCDGHDFADIARALAEAQADPRPSLVACRTVIGKGAPNKQGGHNVHGAPLGADEIAAAREYLGWTAAPFEVPADILANWRSSAEAGKTARAEWEKRAAANPNAAELARRMAGELPAQTGFDAYIQSLIASPPKVATRKSSEMALEAFTANVPEMVGGSADLTGSNNTKTKSTAPFTPESYDGRYVYYGIREFGMAAAMNGMALHGGIIPYGGTFLVFSDYCRNAVRMSALQHVRAIYVFTHDSIGLGEDGPTHQPVEHVMSLRMIPNLLVFRPADAIETAEAWAIALANKDRPSVLALTRQNLPPVRFDAEMKSAKGAYRLVAAQADRKVVLLATGSEVEVAIKVAAELEAKGLGADVVSVPCWELFDEQDAAYKADLLPADALKVSVEAGVTLGWQKYIGDGLAIGIDTFGASAPAEVLFDHFGLTAEKIVPQILARVS